The nucleotide sequence TGGAAGAGATGGGCTTGCTATATAAGAAAGAAAAGATAAGGCACCGCGTTTTGAGGCACACAGAGAGAAGCTCATGTATGGCTCCAATCGAGTTATTACCCAAGAAGCAGTGGTTTATTAAGGTGAAGGAGTTCACAGAGGAGATCGTAGAGGTTGCGAGACAAATAAGGTGGTTCCCAGAGGACATGTTCCTAAGGCTTAAGGACTGGGCAGAGAGCATGGACTGGGACTGGGTTATCAGCAGACAGAGAGTATTTGGAACTCCAATTCCATTCTGGGTATGTAAGGACTGTGGACATATAATCCCGGCAAGAGAGGAAGACTTACCAGTTGACCCAAGATTTGACAAGCCACCTGTAGAGAAGTGTCCAAAGTGCGGCTCAACTAACTTAGAAGGAGTTAGAGACGTCCTCGACTGCTGGATTGATTCATCTATAACCCCACTCGTCATAACAAAGTGGACTAGGGATGAGAAGTGGTTCAAGCACAACTTCCCCACAGCATTGAGACCTCAGGGAACAGACATCATCAGAACATGGGCATTCTACACAATCTTCAGAACTTACATTCTCACTGGACAGAAACCATGGCATGACATCCTAATCAACGGAATGGTGGCTGGACCAGACGGAAGAAAGATGAGCAAGAGCTACGGGAATGTTGTCTCGCCGGAGGAAGTGATTCCAAAATACGGCGCTGATGCTTTAAGACTCTGGACAGCACTGGCTCCACCGGGAGAAGACCATCCGTTCAAGTGGGAAACTGTGGATTACAACTTCAGATTCCTGCAGAAGCTCTGGAACATCTTCCGCTTTGCGGAGAGACACATCAAGGATTTGGACTACAATGCAAACAAGAACATCAACCTAGAGCCTCTTGACAAGTGGATACTCTCAAGGCTTCACCGCTTAATCAAGTTTGCAACAAATGAGATGGAAATCTACCGCTTCAACTTGCTCACAAGGGAGCTTATGACGTTCATATGGCACGAGGTTGCAGATGATTACATTGAGATGATTAAACACAGGCTTTATGGAGATGACGAAGAGAGCAAGCTTAAAGCAAGAGTGGCATTGTATGAGTTGCTCTACAACATCCTCTTACTGCTCGCACCATTTGTGCCACATATAACAGAAGAGCTCTACCAAGAGGTATTCAAGGACAAAGTCGGGGCAAAGAGCATTCACCTCTTGGAGTGGCCTGCTTACAATGAAGCAAGGATTGATGAGGAAGCTGAAAAGCTCGGAGAGCTTGCGAGGGAAATTGTTGGTGCGATGAGGAGATACAAGAACTCCCACGGCTTGGCTTTGAATGCGAAGCTCAAGCATGTGGCAATTTATGCAGTAGACAGCTATGAAATGCTCAAGCTCATAGAGAAAGACATTGCTGGAACAATGAACATTGAGAAGCTTGAAATCATAAAGGGCGAGCCTGAGCTTGAGGAGAGGATAATTGAAATCAAACCGAACTTCAGAACAGTTGGCCCAAAATATGGAAAGCTCGTTCCAAAGATTGTTGCATACCTCAAGCAGAACGCTGAGGATGTGGCAAAGGCACTCAAAGAGAGCGGAAAGGTAGAGTTTGAAGTTGAAGGGCAGAAGATTGAGCTCAGCAAGGACGATATAGTGCTCAGAAAAGCTGTGTTCAGCGAGGGAGAAGAGGTAGAAACAGCAGTTGTGAAAGATGCCGTGATGGTGTTTTTCTGAACTTCCTTTATTTTTAATTTCCCTGAAAGATTACGCCCCCGTAAGTTACTTATGGTATTGTGGGTTATAGGGCGTTTAGAGGCCAACAAGAGGAGGTTTTGTTTATCCAACTTATTTGGTTAGATATATCTCAGCAACTAGATTCTTACTATCTTTTTTAGAAATTTTAAACCAAGATAATTTTTTGATGTTACCACATAACTCTGCTTCAATGCGGTTTTTAATGCTTCTTGCCATTGAATACAAGATAATCTCATCATCTTCACAGTAAATCACATAGTTTTTTAGTATGATTTTGAAATCTGGTTCTCTATGGGTTGTTTCTGCTTGATTAAGATTAAATTCCCTAGTTAAAAGTGCCTCTAATTTTTCTATACAGATTTCAATATTCTTATTCTGTTGAGGTTTCATCTCTTTAATAGTAGGTTTAGTTGAAATGACCCTATTTGAATTTCTTTCGAATTGTACAGAATACATGTTACATTTAGGAATGTATTTCCGTAGTAGAAGCTTGTTTTTAATTCTCTCCCACCAAAGAAGCCATTCCCAGTTTTCTATCCAGCTATCTAAACTCATGATAGGTAATCGCTGGTCGAGAACATAGTATTTGCCGTTTATCCTTACTGCTGTAGCAACATGGTTTGGAAGAGTAAGGAAGTAAACTTCT is from Thermococcus paralvinellae and encodes:
- a CDS encoding valine--tRNA ligase, with protein sequence MLPKNYNPEEVETKWQKFWLDEKIYKYELDEKKPPYAIDTPPPFTSGTLHLGHVLSHTWIDIVARYKRMRGYNVLFPQGFDNHGLPTELKVEKEFGISKDEPEKFLQKCIEWTWQAIEAMRNQFIRIGYSADWDLEYHTMDDEYKALVQKSLLEFYKKGMLYQAEHPVFWCPNCRTSLAKAEVGYVEEDGFLYYIKLPLADGSGYIPIATTRPELVPACVAVFVHPEDERYKDLVGKKVRLPIFEREVPILADEDVDPSFGTGAVYNCTYGDEQDIVWQKRYNLPVIIAIDEYGRMTEVAGKYKGMKTEEAREAIAKDLEEMGLLYKKEKIRHRVLRHTERSSCMAPIELLPKKQWFIKVKEFTEEIVEVARQIRWFPEDMFLRLKDWAESMDWDWVISRQRVFGTPIPFWVCKDCGHIIPAREEDLPVDPRFDKPPVEKCPKCGSTNLEGVRDVLDCWIDSSITPLVITKWTRDEKWFKHNFPTALRPQGTDIIRTWAFYTIFRTYILTGQKPWHDILINGMVAGPDGRKMSKSYGNVVSPEEVIPKYGADALRLWTALAPPGEDHPFKWETVDYNFRFLQKLWNIFRFAERHIKDLDYNANKNINLEPLDKWILSRLHRLIKFATNEMEIYRFNLLTRELMTFIWHEVADDYIEMIKHRLYGDDEESKLKARVALYELLYNILLLLAPFVPHITEELYQEVFKDKVGAKSIHLLEWPAYNEARIDEEAEKLGELAREIVGAMRRYKNSHGLALNAKLKHVAIYAVDSYEMLKLIEKDIAGTMNIEKLEIIKGEPELEERIIEIKPNFRTVGPKYGKLVPKIVAYLKQNAEDVAKALKESGKVEFEVEGQKIELSKDDIVLRKAVFSEGEEVETAVVKDAVMVFF
- a CDS encoding transglutaminase-like domain-containing protein, with protein sequence MKRSVKTSLPTLQDVQYVTAIYQRLAGNFEAETLTNLLEWQEQNIRYWKERYWVSNVLIIFLVSLVVVFLVILFSVINVPYLTLIARKTLLAFGLISIIIGIFLAGFVCFMLPYNYYSYIAREREITRKEKFKKLAKFVWHTIKPNLSLAEILDYHLAVCRDYAKLTAALLLNKYPEVYFLTLPNHVATAVRINGKYYVLDQRLPIMSLDSWIENWEWLLWWERIKNKLLLRKYIPKCNMYSVQFERNSNRVISTKPTIKEMKPQQNKNIEICIEKLEALLTREFNLNQAETTHREPDFKIILKNYVIYCEDDEIILYSMARSIKNRIEAELCGNIKKLSWFKISKKDSKNLVAEIYLTK